Proteins from a single region of Abyssalbus ytuae:
- the rimP gene encoding ribosome assembly cofactor RimP — protein sequence MLKDKVEALLEQFFLKRKDLFLLDLNISPDNKIRVIIDGDNGVTLNDCIDASRQVEHNLDRDEEDFSLEVTSAGATEPIVNNRQYLKNIGRKLKVSTRENKFEGTLTQVTDKGIFLEWKVREAKPVGKGKVTVEKKEQLLFENIVEAKVKITF from the coding sequence ATGTTAAAAGACAAGGTTGAAGCGCTTTTGGAGCAGTTCTTTTTAAAAAGAAAAGACCTTTTTTTGCTCGATCTTAATATTTCTCCCGATAATAAAATCAGGGTAATAATTGATGGTGACAACGGAGTAACACTTAATGATTGCATTGATGCAAGCAGACAGGTGGAGCATAACCTTGACAGGGATGAAGAAGATTTCTCGCTCGAAGTAACCTCAGCCGGGGCAACGGAGCCTATTGTTAATAATAGGCAGTACTTGAAAAATATAGGCAGAAAATTAAAAGTTTCTACCCGTGAAAATAAGTTTGAAGGAACTTTAACCCAGGTAACCGACAAGGGTATATTTCTGGAATGGAAAGTCCGTGAAGCAAAACCCGTAGGAAAAGGAAAAGTAACAGTAGAAAAAAAAGAACAACTACTGTTTGAAAATATTGTTGAAGCTAAAGTGAAGATAACTTTTTAA
- the infB gene encoding translation initiation factor IF-2, which translates to MAENATLRLNKVLRELNISLDRAVEHLASKGHEIDARPTAKITNEVYQVLLDEFQTDKSKKVASIEVSEEKRKEKEAIRQELEKEIEEKRRASEKQQEIIRAKAKISTPKTVGKIDLDKKEEKQQEKQVPEPSVEPVKEEKPQQPEVKKEPVSKPQPQPQPNKVKEQQTIESVPGEPDTIKTKYQKLTGPKVTGEKIDLNQFKKPKKKKEEPKKDQKPSSDFDKKKRRKRITKDSKNFNEKGGGNKFSKGKPKQGGRKGSKPVPKAELTEEEIQKQVRETLEKLQGKSTKSKGAKYRREKRDIHRQKTEEEQAQQELESKVLKVTEFVTVNEIATMMEVSVTRIISACMSLGIMVTMNQRLDAETLSIVAEEFGYEVEFITADIEEAIPEEEDAEEDLKPRAPIVTVMGHVDHGKTSLLDYIRKENVIAGESGGITQHIGAYGVTLDDGQKITFLDTPGHEAFTAMRARGAQVTDIAIIVVAADDDIMPQTKEAISHAQAAGVPIVFAINKIDKPTANVDKIKEGLANMNLLVEDWGGKIQSHDISAKTGQGVKELLEKVLLEAELLELTANPDKLGSGTVVEAFLDKGRGYVATVLVQAGTLEIGDYVLAGTHSGKIKAMFDERGNNIEKAGPSIPVSLLGLDGAPQAGDKFHVFEDEREAKQIAVKRTQLQREQSVRTQRHITLDEIGRRIALGDFKELNIILKGDVDGSVEALTDSFQKLSTDEIHINIIHKAVGAITESDVLLASASDAIIIGFNVRPMGNARIVADREEIDIRTYSIIYDAINDLKDAMEGMLSPEMKEEITGTAEIRETFKISKVGTIAGCMVTDGKIFRNSNIRLIRDGVVIFTGELASLKRFKDDVKEVSKGYDCGMQVKNYNDIKEGDIIEAFQEVAVKKKLK; encoded by the coding sequence ATGGCTGAAAACGCAACATTGAGGCTTAATAAAGTTTTAAGAGAACTTAATATTTCATTAGACAGGGCTGTAGAGCATCTTGCTTCTAAAGGGCATGAAATAGATGCAAGACCAACGGCCAAAATAACTAATGAAGTATATCAGGTGCTTCTTGACGAATTTCAAACAGATAAGAGTAAAAAAGTTGCTTCTATCGAAGTAAGTGAAGAGAAGCGTAAAGAAAAGGAAGCCATCAGACAGGAACTGGAGAAGGAGATTGAAGAAAAACGCAGGGCTTCTGAAAAACAGCAGGAAATCATACGTGCTAAAGCCAAAATTAGTACTCCTAAAACTGTTGGAAAAATAGATCTTGATAAGAAAGAGGAAAAACAACAGGAAAAACAAGTTCCCGAACCATCTGTAGAGCCTGTAAAGGAAGAAAAACCACAACAGCCCGAAGTTAAAAAAGAACCAGTGTCCAAGCCTCAGCCCCAGCCCCAGCCAAACAAAGTTAAAGAGCAACAAACCATAGAAAGTGTTCCTGGCGAACCGGATACGATCAAAACAAAATACCAAAAGCTAACTGGGCCAAAAGTTACAGGGGAGAAAATTGATCTCAATCAGTTTAAAAAACCAAAGAAAAAGAAAGAAGAACCCAAAAAAGACCAAAAACCTTCTTCAGATTTTGATAAAAAGAAAAGGAGAAAGAGAATCACTAAAGATTCAAAAAACTTTAATGAAAAAGGAGGAGGAAATAAATTTAGTAAAGGTAAACCAAAACAGGGAGGAAGAAAAGGTTCTAAGCCTGTTCCTAAAGCTGAGCTGACAGAGGAAGAAATCCAAAAACAGGTTAGAGAAACCCTCGAAAAGCTTCAGGGAAAATCTACAAAATCAAAAGGAGCAAAATACCGTAGGGAAAAAAGAGATATTCACAGGCAAAAAACCGAGGAAGAACAAGCACAACAGGAACTTGAAAGCAAAGTTTTAAAGGTGACAGAATTTGTAACCGTTAATGAAATAGCTACAATGATGGAGGTCTCTGTTACCCGCATTATTTCTGCCTGTATGTCTTTGGGTATTATGGTTACCATGAACCAGAGGCTGGATGCAGAAACTCTTTCAATAGTAGCCGAAGAGTTTGGTTATGAAGTTGAGTTTATTACGGCAGATATAGAAGAAGCGATACCGGAAGAAGAAGATGCGGAAGAAGATTTAAAACCAAGGGCTCCTATTGTAACAGTAATGGGACACGTAGACCATGGTAAAACATCCTTGTTGGATTACATACGTAAAGAGAATGTAATAGCCGGGGAAAGCGGGGGTATAACCCAGCATATTGGTGCGTACGGTGTAACTTTAGATGATGGTCAAAAAATAACTTTCCTGGATACTCCTGGTCACGAGGCATTTACCGCTATGCGTGCAAGGGGGGCCCAGGTAACCGATATTGCAATCATTGTAGTAGCAGCCGATGATGATATTATGCCGCAGACAAAAGAAGCTATTAGTCATGCCCAGGCCGCTGGGGTGCCTATAGTTTTTGCGATTAATAAAATTGATAAGCCAACCGCTAATGTAGATAAAATTAAAGAAGGATTGGCTAATATGAACTTGCTTGTTGAAGATTGGGGTGGTAAAATACAATCACATGATATATCGGCAAAAACAGGTCAGGGAGTTAAAGAGTTATTGGAAAAAGTGTTGCTCGAAGCTGAGCTTCTGGAACTAACCGCTAACCCTGATAAACTTGGCTCCGGAACTGTAGTAGAAGCATTTCTTGATAAAGGTAGAGGGTATGTTGCTACAGTATTGGTGCAGGCAGGTACTTTGGAAATTGGTGATTATGTTTTAGCAGGAACACATAGTGGTAAAATAAAAGCCATGTTTGATGAAAGGGGTAATAATATTGAAAAGGCTGGCCCTTCAATTCCCGTATCTCTTTTAGGCTTGGATGGAGCTCCTCAGGCTGGTGATAAGTTCCATGTATTTGAAGATGAAAGAGAGGCCAAACAAATTGCAGTAAAAAGAACTCAATTGCAAAGAGAGCAATCGGTAAGGACCCAGCGTCATATTACTTTAGATGAAATTGGAAGGCGTATTGCTCTTGGTGATTTTAAAGAATTGAATATTATTCTTAAAGGTGATGTTGATGGATCGGTTGAAGCTTTAACAGATTCATTCCAGAAACTATCAACTGATGAAATACACATTAATATTATTCATAAAGCAGTAGGTGCTATTACCGAATCTGATGTCTTGCTGGCATCAGCATCCGATGCAATTATTATAGGATTTAACGTAAGGCCTATGGGGAATGCAAGAATAGTTGCAGACAGAGAAGAAATAGACATAAGAACTTACTCTATTATATATGATGCTATTAATGATCTGAAAGACGCAATGGAAGGTATGTTATCGCCTGAAATGAAGGAAGAAATAACAGGTACCGCAGAAATTAGGGAAACCTTTAAAATTTCTAAAGTCGGAACTATTGCAGGTTGTATGGTTACAGACGGTAAAATATTCAGAAATTCTAATATAAGATTAATCCGTGACGGTGTTGTAATATTTACCGGAGAACTTGCATCTTTAAAACGATTCAAAGATGATGTTAAAGAAGTTTCTAAAGGCTACGACTGTGGTATGCAGGTAAAAAATTACAATGACATTAAAGAGGGGGATATTATTGAAGCCTTTCAGGAAGTGGCTGTTAAAAAGAAATTGAAGTAG
- the nusA gene encoding transcription termination factor NusA, which translates to MENIALIESFSEFKDDKLIDRVTLMAILEDVFRNALKKKFGSDDNFDIIINPDKGDLEIWRNRVVVADGEVEEPNQEISLTEARKIEPDFEVGEDVSEEVKLIDLGRRAILALRQNLISKIHEHDNTTIYKQFKDLIGDIYTAEVHHIRHKAVILLDDEGNEIILPKEKQIPSDFFRKGENVRGIIENVELKGNKPMIIMSRTSPDFLEKLFEQEIPEVFDGLISVKKVVRIPGEKAKVAVDSYDDRIDPVGACVGMKGSRIHGIVRELGNENIDVINYTNNPQLLISRALSPAKVVSVSLDEANKRAEVILRPEEVSKAIGKGGHNIRLAGQLTGYEIDVFREGVEEDVELTEFSDEIEQWIIDEFKKIGLDTARSVLDQDVNDLIKRTDLEEETVLEVVRILKEEFED; encoded by the coding sequence ATGGAAAATATTGCATTGATCGAATCATTTTCTGAGTTTAAGGATGATAAGCTCATAGATCGTGTAACGCTTATGGCCATTTTGGAAGATGTTTTTAGAAATGCGCTAAAAAAGAAATTTGGGTCTGATGATAATTTTGATATTATTATAAATCCTGACAAAGGCGATTTGGAAATATGGAGAAACCGTGTGGTTGTTGCCGATGGGGAAGTAGAAGAACCTAATCAGGAAATATCTTTAACAGAAGCACGAAAAATAGAACCCGATTTTGAAGTTGGAGAGGATGTTTCGGAAGAAGTAAAACTTATAGATTTAGGCCGGAGAGCTATATTGGCATTGCGTCAGAATTTAATTTCTAAAATTCATGAGCATGATAATACAACAATATACAAACAGTTTAAAGATCTTATAGGTGATATTTATACAGCAGAAGTGCATCATATACGACATAAAGCTGTAATTTTGCTCGACGATGAAGGCAATGAAATAATTTTACCTAAAGAAAAACAAATTCCTTCTGACTTTTTCAGAAAGGGAGAAAACGTAAGAGGTATTATAGAGAATGTTGAGCTAAAAGGTAATAAACCCATGATTATAATGTCAAGGACTTCACCTGATTTTCTTGAAAAATTATTTGAACAGGAAATACCAGAAGTGTTTGATGGTTTGATCAGCGTTAAAAAAGTTGTGAGAATACCTGGAGAAAAAGCAAAAGTTGCTGTAGATTCGTATGATGACAGGATAGACCCTGTAGGGGCTTGTGTCGGAATGAAAGGATCCAGAATTCATGGCATTGTGAGAGAACTGGGTAATGAAAATATTGATGTTATAAATTATACCAATAATCCTCAGTTATTAATTAGCAGAGCATTAAGCCCGGCAAAAGTAGTTTCCGTATCTTTGGACGAAGCAAATAAAAGGGCTGAAGTTATATTAAGGCCAGAAGAAGTTTCTAAAGCTATAGGAAAAGGAGGTCACAATATCCGGTTAGCCGGTCAGCTCACAGGCTATGAAATTGATGTATTTAGAGAAGGAGTGGAAGAAGATGTAGAACTTACCGAATTCTCTGATGAAATTGAACAGTGGATTATAGATGAATTTAAAAAGATTGGTTTAGATACGGCCAGAAGTGTGCTGGATCAAGATGTAAACGATTTAATAAAAAGAACAGATTTGGAAGAAGAAACTGTTCTTGAAGTTGTTAGGATTCTTAAAGAAGAGTTCGAAGACTAA
- a CDS encoding polysaccharide deacetylase family protein → MKLIPKTPGIVKFILSGYIWDIKTHEKSIYLTFDDGPTPFITNWVLDELSKYNAKATFFCIGKNVKTHPEIYKRIIEEGHSTGNHTFDHVKGWKTSVEEYIENTKKTAELVNSNLFRPPYGKITIPQGWALKKLGYKIIMWDVVAVDWDCKLDSETTYNNVINYTAPGSIIVFHDSVKAEKNMKYALTKVLEYFTKKGYTFKCIPAKVL, encoded by the coding sequence ATGAAACTCATCCCAAAAACTCCTGGCATAGTAAAATTTATACTCTCCGGGTATATTTGGGATATAAAAACTCATGAAAAGAGTATCTACCTCACTTTTGATGATGGCCCTACTCCATTTATTACTAACTGGGTATTGGATGAGCTTTCAAAATATAACGCAAAAGCCACCTTTTTTTGCATAGGAAAAAATGTAAAAACCCATCCGGAGATATATAAAAGAATTATTGAAGAAGGCCATTCCACCGGAAACCATACTTTTGACCACGTAAAGGGATGGAAAACTTCTGTAGAGGAATACATTGAAAACACAAAAAAGACAGCTGAGTTAGTGAATTCCAATCTTTTCCGGCCCCCATACGGCAAAATTACTATTCCCCAAGGCTGGGCATTAAAAAAACTGGGATATAAAATTATAATGTGGGACGTGGTAGCTGTTGACTGGGATTGTAAGCTGGATTCGGAAACCACTTATAACAATGTAATAAACTATACAGCACCGGGAAGCATTATTGTTTTTCATGATAGTGTTAAAGCTGAAAAAAATATGAAATATGCTTTAACAAAAGTATTAGAATATTTTACAAAAAAAGGTTATACTTTTAAATGTATTCCTGCAAAAGTCCTATAA
- a CDS encoding thioredoxin family protein, translating to MSKFGELIDINIPVLLDFYTDWNEAAKAMHAVLRDVAAAMGDKAKVIKIDVDKNQELAEALRVKGLPTLMIYKNGEMVWRQSGEQDANTLIGLLQEYI from the coding sequence ATGTCAAAATTTGGTGAGTTAATAGATATAAATATACCGGTATTGTTAGATTTTTATACCGATTGGAATGAAGCAGCTAAGGCCATGCATGCTGTATTGAGGGATGTGGCTGCAGCTATGGGGGATAAAGCCAAGGTTATTAAAATTGATGTTGATAAAAATCAGGAATTGGCTGAAGCTTTAAGGGTAAAAGGGTTACCAACCCTGATGATCTATAAAAACGGAGAAATGGTATGGAGGCAAAGTGGAGAACAGGATGCTAATACTCTTATAGGACTTTTGCAGGAATACATTTAA
- a CDS encoding metallophosphoesterase — MTRWIIFLLIYIVIDYYAFQAVKTITKNKWIYYVHVLISVLVVGNFIFQFVASTDTGRVLTPLKSYAFGFLLTLIALKLATLPFLLGEDVYRLGVGVYNKLFGAREAFQIPSRRKFISQIALGVAAIPFASLLYGMYKGKYDFRVLRYTLEFDDLPAAFDGYTITQISDIHSGSFDNKSKIEYAVDLINEQASDVILFTGDMVNNKATEMLPWIDTFSKLKARDGKFSILGNHDYGDYVDWVSAEEKNKNLNRLKAIQQQLGFDLLLNESRYIEKDGEKIALVGVENWGAGGFKKAGDLKKAASDIEKDDFKILMSHDPSHWEHQVIEDDYHYHLTLSGHTHGMQFGIEIPGLVKWSPVKWRYKYWAGIYKEKGQYINVNRGFGFLAYPGRVGIWPEITVIEFKKAVKTA; from the coding sequence ATGACTCGTTGGATTATTTTTCTGTTAATATATATAGTTATTGATTATTATGCCTTCCAGGCCGTAAAAACAATTACCAAAAACAAATGGATATATTATGTTCATGTTTTGATTTCTGTTCTGGTAGTGGGTAATTTTATATTTCAGTTTGTTGCTTCAACAGATACAGGAAGAGTGCTAACTCCTTTAAAAAGCTATGCATTTGGATTTTTGTTAACCTTAATTGCCTTAAAGTTGGCCACACTTCCTTTTCTTTTAGGAGAAGATGTTTACAGGCTCGGAGTAGGCGTTTATAATAAATTGTTTGGTGCCAGAGAAGCTTTTCAAATTCCCTCAAGAAGAAAATTTATCAGCCAGATAGCCTTGGGTGTGGCAGCAATACCTTTTGCTTCGCTTCTGTATGGAATGTACAAAGGGAAGTATGATTTTAGGGTTTTACGTTATACATTGGAATTTGATGATTTACCAGCGGCCTTTGACGGATATACAATTACTCAAATATCAGATATACATAGTGGTAGTTTTGACAATAAAAGTAAAATAGAGTATGCGGTTGATTTAATTAATGAGCAGGCCAGTGATGTGATTTTATTTACAGGAGATATGGTTAACAATAAAGCTACTGAAATGTTGCCATGGATTGATACTTTTTCAAAATTAAAAGCAAGGGATGGGAAGTTTTCAATTTTAGGGAATCATGATTATGGCGATTATGTAGACTGGGTTTCAGCTGAAGAAAAAAATAAGAATCTCAATAGACTGAAAGCAATTCAACAACAGTTAGGGTTTGATTTATTGTTAAATGAAAGCAGGTATATTGAAAAAGACGGAGAGAAAATAGCTCTGGTAGGAGTGGAAAATTGGGGTGCAGGAGGCTTTAAAAAAGCTGGCGATTTAAAGAAAGCAGCTTCTGATATTGAAAAAGATGATTTTAAAATTCTTATGAGCCATGACCCTTCTCACTGGGAACACCAGGTTATAGAGGATGACTATCATTATCATCTTACCTTGAGCGGACATACACATGGTATGCAATTTGGCATTGAAATTCCGGGTTTGGTTAAATGGAGCCCCGTAAAATGGAGGTATAAATACTGGGCTGGTATATATAAAGAAAAGGGTCAGTATATTAATGTAAACAGGGGTTTTGGTTTTTTAGCATATCCCGGAAGGGTAGGTATTTGGCCGGAAATAACCGTAATTGAATTTAAAAAAGCTGTAAAAACTGCATAA
- a CDS encoding glycosyltransferase family 117 protein — MLTTQFKRLDTILGWVVFLIALITYSLTVEPTASFWDCGEYIATSAKLQVGHPPGAPFFQIMGAFFAMFASKPESVALVVNYMSVFSGAFTVLFMFWTITNLTKKIVIKNSELTLPKTIAILGSGFVGSLTYTFSDSFWFNAVEAEVYAMATLLMALMFWMGLKWADEMHQPRGNRWLILISLVIGLSFGVHFMALLTIPAIGMIYYFNNYKNITIKSFLVANVISIAILLFIFKLLLPNVLRFFGYLEVFFVNSIGLPFNSGTIIAALIIIAAFYFGLKYTRDKNYILLNTIVLCVMFVLIGFSTWMMIPIRANAGTVINENSPSDARLLLAYYNLEQYPETHLFYGPMYSDAYAGQDPVDPYMDDKPKYERDYKTGKYTIVNDYKNARVAPNGKHVGILPRMWSSEHAENYMKITGALDVSVKPEFFGETELRNTVSRFKRDLEAGMIDEEEYVDFIKQFKDYIDVKKPSFWQNMRYLFEFQMGYMYIRYFMWNFVGRQNDIQGKYDNNGNWISGIKFIDELRLPSQDNLPSDVKNNKGRNTYFFLPLILGLIGLIFLFKSDKQKFWVLLILFLFTGLALKVYLNERPFEPRERDYALVGSFYVFAIWVGMGVYALFDEFKKLLKPRILAPFVTGVCLLAVPTVMAYQNWDDHNRSNRYTAQSMAKSYLDSVQEDAGAMLFTIGDNDTFALWYAQEIEGYRTDVRTINTSLFATDWYIDQMKRKAYESDPIPSQLTHDKYAYGIRDAVYYQGLTDERWDIQKFMDWIANDKNTLKNLIKRQGGDTSQYPENYLNIIFYPTNKIRVPVNKENVLKTGLVKEKDTAQIVDYIDIDLPKGALPKNRILMLDLLANNNWERPIYFTGGSFDNAEYLWMKDYLQLDGLVYKLVPIKTPINKRNPFEMGRIDGNLMYDVVMKWDWGNAESPDIYHDPETRRNSINYRGNLARLVEELLNEDKKQEAKEILDLAMEKMPFGYFGYYVFLEPYVDGYYKVDETDKARQLYYQLASKYQENLEYYSLLNLQEQRNFASEIITDIERYRSLIDIIVLNGDKDVALEEAQKFNDYLELFPHFYRDEPPAEDMLDLLDDPAVKDSLSLDTTNIDGTNVTIEERIIDSVN; from the coding sequence ATGCTGACAACACAATTTAAGAGATTGGACACTATCCTTGGATGGGTAGTTTTTTTAATTGCATTAATTACGTATTCTTTAACTGTAGAACCAACCGCAAGTTTTTGGGATTGCGGAGAATATATAGCCACATCGGCAAAACTTCAGGTGGGCCATCCTCCGGGAGCTCCGTTTTTTCAAATTATGGGAGCATTTTTTGCAATGTTTGCTTCCAAACCGGAATCTGTTGCCCTGGTGGTTAACTATATGTCCGTTTTTTCCGGCGCCTTCACGGTCCTTTTTATGTTTTGGACAATAACCAACCTCACCAAAAAAATTGTGATTAAAAACAGCGAGTTAACTCTTCCAAAAACTATTGCAATACTGGGTAGTGGTTTTGTAGGATCTCTTACATATACCTTTTCCGATAGCTTCTGGTTTAATGCCGTTGAGGCTGAGGTGTATGCCATGGCTACCTTATTAATGGCATTAATGTTTTGGATGGGATTGAAATGGGCAGATGAAATGCATCAGCCACGGGGTAACAGGTGGTTAATTCTTATTTCTCTGGTTATCGGATTGTCATTCGGGGTACATTTTATGGCTCTGCTAACTATTCCAGCTATAGGAATGATATATTATTTTAACAATTATAAAAATATAACTATAAAATCATTCCTGGTTGCAAATGTAATATCAATAGCGATCCTTTTATTTATTTTTAAATTATTACTCCCCAATGTATTGAGGTTTTTTGGATACCTGGAAGTGTTTTTTGTAAACAGTATTGGCTTACCTTTTAACTCCGGAACCATTATAGCAGCTTTAATTATAATTGCAGCTTTTTATTTTGGATTGAAATACACAAGAGACAAGAACTATATTCTGCTAAATACCATAGTTCTATGTGTAATGTTTGTATTGATAGGCTTTTCTACCTGGATGATGATACCCATAAGGGCAAATGCCGGAACAGTTATAAATGAAAACAGCCCTTCCGATGCGCGGCTTTTACTTGCTTATTATAACCTGGAACAGTACCCTGAAACCCACTTGTTTTACGGGCCAATGTATTCTGATGCCTATGCAGGACAAGATCCTGTAGATCCGTATATGGACGATAAGCCAAAATATGAACGTGATTACAAAACAGGAAAATACACAATTGTCAATGATTATAAAAATGCCAGGGTAGCTCCCAACGGTAAGCATGTGGGAATATTACCTCGTATGTGGAGCAGTGAACATGCAGAAAATTATATGAAAATAACCGGAGCCCTGGATGTAAGCGTAAAGCCCGAATTTTTTGGGGAAACCGAATTAAGAAATACCGTAAGCAGGTTTAAAAGAGATCTCGAAGCGGGGATGATAGACGAAGAAGAATATGTAGACTTTATTAAACAATTTAAAGATTATATCGATGTAAAAAAACCAAGCTTCTGGCAAAATATGCGTTATCTTTTTGAATTTCAAATGGGATATATGTACATCCGTTACTTTATGTGGAATTTTGTCGGGCGTCAAAATGATATTCAAGGCAAATACGATAATAACGGAAACTGGATCAGCGGCATAAAATTTATTGATGAACTGAGGTTACCTTCACAGGATAATTTGCCTTCTGATGTAAAAAACAACAAAGGCAGAAATACCTATTTTTTCCTTCCTTTAATATTAGGCCTTATAGGTCTAATATTTTTATTTAAAAGCGACAAACAGAAATTTTGGGTTCTTTTGATTTTATTTCTTTTTACAGGACTTGCCCTGAAAGTTTATTTAAATGAAAGACCTTTTGAACCCCGGGAACGTGATTATGCCCTGGTAGGATCTTTTTATGTTTTTGCTATTTGGGTAGGAATGGGTGTTTATGCACTATTTGACGAATTCAAAAAATTATTAAAGCCAAGAATACTGGCCCCGTTTGTAACAGGAGTATGTTTACTTGCTGTCCCAACAGTAATGGCTTATCAAAACTGGGATGATCATAACCGGTCAAACAGATATACTGCCCAATCCATGGCTAAATCATATCTGGATTCTGTTCAGGAAGACGCCGGTGCAATGCTTTTCACCATAGGCGACAACGATACTTTTGCGCTTTGGTATGCCCAGGAAATTGAAGGTTACAGAACTGATGTAAGAACCATTAACACAAGCCTTTTTGCCACAGACTGGTATATAGACCAAATGAAGCGTAAGGCTTATGAAAGTGACCCAATACCATCTCAACTCACACATGATAAATATGCCTACGGAATACGGGATGCAGTTTATTATCAAGGGCTTACCGATGAAAGATGGGATATACAAAAATTCATGGATTGGATTGCCAATGATAAAAATACCCTGAAAAACCTCATAAAAAGACAAGGGGGAGATACAAGTCAGTACCCTGAGAACTATTTAAATATTATTTTTTATCCTACCAACAAAATAAGGGTTCCGGTAAATAAAGAAAATGTTCTCAAAACTGGATTGGTTAAAGAAAAAGATACTGCTCAAATTGTAGACTATATAGATATTGATTTACCTAAAGGAGCATTGCCAAAAAACCGTATCCTTATGCTGGATCTATTGGCCAATAACAATTGGGAACGTCCTATTTATTTTACAGGAGGAAGTTTTGACAATGCAGAATATTTATGGATGAAAGATTATTTACAATTAGATGGCCTGGTATACAAGCTTGTACCCATTAAAACCCCTATCAATAAAAGAAATCCTTTTGAAATGGGAAGAATAGACGGAAACCTGATGTATGATGTCGTTATGAAATGGGATTGGGGAAATGCTGAATCACCAGACATTTATCATGACCCTGAAACCAGAAGAAACAGCATAAATTATAGAGGTAACCTCGCAAGATTGGTTGAAGAACTTCTGAATGAAGATAAAAAGCAAGAAGCAAAAGAGATCCTTGATCTTGCCATGGAAAAAATGCCCTTTGGCTATTTTGGCTATTATGTGTTTTTAGAACCTTATGTAGATGGTTATTATAAGGTAGATGAAACTGATAAGGCAAGGCAACTATATTATCAACTAGCCAGTAAATACCAGGAAAACCTGGAATATTACAGTCTTTTAAATTTGCAGGAACAAAGAAATTTTGCCTCAGAGATTATAACGGACATAGAAAGATACCGAAGTCTTATCGATATAATAGTTTTGAATGGTGACAAAGATGTTGCACTGGAAGAAGCCCAAAAGTTTAATGATTACCTGGAGCTTTTCCCTCATTTTTACAGAGATGAGCCACCTGCAGAGGACATGTTAGACCTATTGGATGATCCCGCAGTTAAGGATTCCTTATCATTAGATACAACAAACATTGACGGAACTAATGTAACTATTGAAGAACGAATTATAGATTCTGTAAACTAA
- a CDS encoding universal stress protein yields MKNILVPTDFSPQSEYALKAAAQLAKKYDAQIHLLHVLELPIHLASVDSGQIPEALFFLKLAHQRFEKFMDKPYLKGIKIHESVESQKMVDGIAHFVKSNDVDLIVMGSSGASGIKEMFIGSNTEKVVRNSDIPVLILKEEMKNAEINNFVYACDFETTSYNSYKKAVEFADDFDAEMHLLFVNTPNQFTTTNESEMRMSEFVGKLKPKNYSLNIYNDDTIEQGILNFSRSINADMIGVSTHGRRGLNHFFNGSIGEDVANHAIRPVITFKIEE; encoded by the coding sequence ATGAAAAACATTTTAGTCCCAACTGATTTCTCACCACAATCAGAATATGCTTTAAAGGCAGCTGCTCAGTTAGCTAAAAAATACGATGCTCAAATTCATTTGCTACATGTATTGGAACTCCCTATACATTTGGCTTCTGTTGACTCCGGCCAGATACCTGAAGCTTTATTTTTTCTGAAGCTGGCTCATCAAAGATTTGAGAAATTTATGGACAAGCCATATTTAAAAGGTATAAAAATTCATGAATCTGTTGAATCCCAAAAAATGGTGGACGGCATTGCTCATTTTGTAAAATCAAACGATGTTGATTTAATTGTAATGGGATCAAGCGGGGCCTCAGGAATAAAAGAAATGTTCATAGGTTCCAATACCGAAAAGGTTGTAAGAAATTCAGATATTCCCGTATTAATTTTAAAAGAAGAAATGAAGAATGCGGAAATAAACAATTTTGTATATGCCTGCGATTTTGAAACCACCTCTTACAATTCATATAAAAAAGCAGTGGAGTTTGCTGATGATTTTGATGCCGAAATGCATTTATTGTTTGTAAATACACCTAATCAATTTACCACTACCAACGAAAGTGAAATGAGAATGAGCGAATTTGTAGGAAAGCTAAAACCTAAAAATTATTCGCTCAACATATATAATGATGACACTATTGAACAGGGTATTTTAAATTTTTCACGTTCTATAAATGCTGATATGATTGGCGTTAGCACTCATGGAAGACGTGGGTTAAATCACTTCTTTAACGGCAGCATCGGGGAAGATGTGGCAAATCATGCAATACGCCCTGTAATTACATTTAAGATAGAAGAATAG